CCGGCCGGCGCGGATGATGCTGACCCTGTCCGAGAGCGCCTCGGCCTCGCTCAGTATGTGGCTGCTCAGCAGGACCGTGCGGCCCTGCGACCGCAGCTCCCGCACGCACCCGCGGAAGGCGTCCTCCATCAACGGGTCCAGCCCGCTGGTGGGCTCATCCAGGAGGAAGAGCTCGGCGTCGGTGGCCAAGGCGGCCACCAGGGCAACTTTTTGCCGGTTGCCCTTGGAATACGTGCGCGACTTCTTGGTGGGGTCGAGGTCGAACGTCCGCAGCAGCCGGTCCCGCCGGGCGCGGTCCTGTCCGCCCTGGAGCCGCCCCAGCAGGTCGATCACCTCGCCGCCGGTCAGGTTCGGCCACAACGCAACGTCGCCAGGCACGTACGCCAGCCGGCGGTGCAGCGCGGCAACATCGTGCCAGGGATCCATGCCCAGCACCCGGATCGAGCCCGAGTTGGCACGCAGCATGCCCAGCAGAAGCCGCAGCGTGGTGGACTTGCCGGACCCGTTGGGACCCAGGAAGCCGTGAACCTCGCCCGCCGCCACGTTGAAGTCGAGCCCGTCGAGGGCAGTTACCGTTCCGAAGCGCTTTACGACGCCGGTCATTTCCACCACGCTGCTCATAGTCAACAAGCTACGCCGCGCTGTGGCTCCTGACACGGGCGGAAAGTCCCGTTTACCGGGGTGTCCGCGGCTGTGGTTGCATGGATCCATGCCATTCACCTGGTCCGCCCGGGCCACCCAGACACTCTCAGCGGCTGCCATGAGCGCCCTGCTGCTGACGAGCGCCATGAAGCACTTCCGTGACCCCGCCTTCTTCCACCAGGTGGTGCCCGACTTCCTGTGCCGGGATGACTCCGGAGCCCGGCCAAACGGCCCGTGCGCCGTGATGACCCGTGATGAATGGGTGGCGCTCAGCGGACTGCTCGAGGCGGGTGCCGCCGTCGGACTCCTGATCCCGGCCACACGCAAAGCTGCCGCCGGGGGCGTCGCCGCGATGTTGGCGGTATTCCTTGCCGGGCACGTCGACGCACTGCGCCGGGCGTATGGCCCGGCGGGGAGCCCGGGGCAGCGGAAGGTGCACACCGCGCGGCTGCCGCTTCAGGTGCCGCTGATCCTCTGGGCCTGGAGCCTGCGAAAAACGGCAGTGGGGAAGCCTGCGCCGGGGACGCCTGCGGGCAGACCTGTTGCCGGGCGGCCGGCATGAAGCTGCTCCAATCCCCGGCCGTGCGTGTGGGGCTGTCCATCAGCATCGCCACGGGGCTTTACGGGATTTCCTTCGGGGCTCTGGGCGTTACGTCCGGGCTGGACTTCTGGCAGACCATGGCGCTGAGCCTGCTGCTGTTCAGCGGCGGTTCGCAGTTTGCGTTCATTGGCGTGGTGGCGGGCGGCGGATCCGGCGTGGCCGCCATGGGCGCGGCCACGCTCCTGGGCATGCGCAACGGTATCTATGGCATGCAGCTCAACGCGCTTCTGCAGCCGCGCGGCTGGCGGAAGTACGCCGCAGCCCACGTCACCATCGACGAGTCGACCGCCACCAGCACCGGGCAAACCGACCCGGGGGAGCAGAAGCGCGGATTTTGGACGGCGGGCATCGGCATCTTCGTGCTGTGGAATGTGTTCACTGCCGTCGGGGCGCTGGCAGGCGGCGCCTTGGGGGATCCCAAACAATGGGGGCTCGATGGCGCCGCGGTGGCGGCCTTCCTGGGCCTGCTCTGGCCCCGGCTCAAGGGCCGCGAGCCGGTGGCGATCGCTGTGGTGTGCGCCCTGGCCACGGTATTGGCGGTGCCGTTCGTCCCCGCGGGAGTTCCCATCCTGATAGCAGCTTTTGTGGCCGCGGCGATCGGCTGGTTCAGCCACGGACGGAGCGACGAAGGCCTGGAGCCTGATGTGGACCCCTATGCCGAACACCACCACGGGCCCTCGGACGAAGGCGCTCAGCTGCGTCCGCGCCCCGATGCGGGAGGTGCCGCGAAATGAATCTTTGGCTTTGGCTGTTGTTGGCCTGCCTCTTTGGCTACGCCTGGAAGCTTTTGGGCTACCTGGTCCCCGCCAGCCTCCTGCGTAACCCACGGATGTCCCGGATTGCCGGCACCATGACCATCGGCCTGCTGGCATCGCTCACCGTTGTTAACGCGGTGGCGTCGGGCCAGGCGCTGGCTTTTGACGCCCGGGCGGGCGCACTGGCGGCGGCCGGAATCGCGCTCTGGTTCCGGGCCCCCTTCCTGGTGGTGGTCCTGGCCGGGGCCGGAGCCGCGGCCGGGCTGAGGATGCTGGGCTGGAGCTAACGACGGCCATTAGGCCCTAGTAGTGCCCTGCATGCTGTGGAAGGATGCCACCATGAGCGAAGAACAAGCGCCCGCGGTTCCTGCTGCCGAAAGAGACCCCAAGTCCAGGCCCTACGTGCCATCGCCGGGATCCGAATCCACCCGTGAAATGCGTGAGATGTCCCGCCGCCGCAGGGATGCCGAGGAGAAGCTCCAGCAGCATCTTCAGGAGGCGGACCACCTGCACGAGGAGCACATGAAAGCCCACCAGCGGGAGACGCAACTGGCCCAGGACGGCGAGGCACCACCCAGCGGCGAGGCGGCAACAGGCGGAGAAGCCCGGGACGAAGGCCAGGCCGGCAACAAGCCGGCGGAATGACCCGGGCCTAGGCCGCTCCGAACGAATCCGTACCAGTAAAACCGTCTGCCTCTGGGGAGGCTCCATTGATCCTGTTTTCCAGCTCCTCCAGGGCGAGGTCGTACCAGACCTGCGCCCCAAACACGGGATGCGACGTGTCCAGATCCCTGAAAAGAGCATCCGTGAGGGCCTGCAGTTCGGAGGTGCTGGCCGCGGAGATGATCCGCAGCGGGTCGGCATCGCCGTTCATGAGCAGGGCAAGCTGTTGCCGCGTCATGGCTGCGCCGAAGGGGAGGCTGTACGTAGTTCGTAAACCATGTCGAACTCCACGAAGAGGTGGGGTGGCTGACTGCGTAACCTCCATAATTCTAGGGTCGCGTGGCGCAAGCCACAATATTGCGGCCCGGCGCCGGCCCTGCCGTTCGCACGGGCTGCCTCCCTCCGGCCAGCCGGAGGGAAACAGCACCGGGGGCCGGACTTGACCGGCACCCGGCTGGGCCAGTACCTGGCGGAGCGGCTGCAGGACCTGGTTCTGGAAAGCACCGACGTGCAGAACTTCCTCACGGAGCTGTCCGTTTTCTCCGCCGGCTTCATCGGCAAGACCACCGGGCTGCCTGTGCTGTGCGCCGTCACGCTGGTCCGCTCGAGGCGGTCCGAGGCCTCCGCCGGAAGCGGACCCGGCGCGCGGCTGCTTGGGGAAATCCAGCGGGCCACCGGACTTAGTCCCTCGCTGGCGGCCCTTGAAGCCGGGGCGACGGTTTCCGTGCCCGATGCCCGGGCCGACTCCCGCTGGCCGCGCTACAACCGGGCCGTGGTGAAGGCGGGCCAGCTCAGCGTCCTGGCACTCCCGCTGCAGCTGGATCCGGGTGCCGCCGCATCCGTAGCGTTCTTCGCACCGGAGGCAGGAGCGTTCGACGACGAGGCAATCGTGATTTGTGAAGCCTTCGCCGCACGTGCCAGCAAAGCCGTACGGCTGGCTGTGCGCATCGGGGCCTCGAAGGACCTCAACGACGACCTCCTCGAAGCGCTGAAGTCGCGCACCAGCATCAACCTCGCCTCGGGAATTGTCATGGGCCAGAGCCGCTGCTCGCAGGCCGAGGCATTCACGATCCTGAGCAAAGTCTCCAATAACCGCAACGTCAAGCTCCGCGTCGTGGCGGAGGAGCTGCTGCGAAACTTCAATACCACGCCGGGGGCCACCCACTTCCACGGTTGACTTAGCTCCCTGCGGCTATGCTTTTAAGAGTTCCAGTCAACGCGCGAAGGGCGGCATAGCAGTGGAGTGGGTGCGGCCATGGCGGTGAAACTGCCCCTCGCGGACGAACTGGCGGCCATTTTTGCCCGCGCGTCCGAACTCCTCCTGACGGACGAGACGGTGTCCAAGGCCCTCGAGCTCATCACCGCCGCAGCGGAATTGGCCGTACCCGGCGCCGCGGGAGCGGGCGTCACCCTGATCGACTCTGACGGCCGGAAGCATACGGCGAGTGCTTCCCATCCCATGGTCCAGGTTGCCGACGAACGCCAGTACGAGCTGGGGCAGGGGCCCTGCCTCCTTGCCTGGGCCAGTGGCGAACCCGTGCTGGTCAGTGACGCCTTGCATGACCGGCGCTGGCCGGAGTGGGCCCGCGCCGCGGCCGAGCTGGGCCTGCGGTCTTCCGTCAGTGCGCCCTTGCTCGCCGGGGAGTCCGCCCTGGGCGCCGTGAAGGTCTACGCCCGCTCCGAGAACAGCTTCGACCACACCACAGTGCGCCTGCTGGAGCTTTTTGCAGCGCAGGCAACCATCTTCCTGATCAACGTGCAGGCGCGTGAGAGCGCCCGGACGCTGAGCGAGGACCTCCGCGACGCCCTGGCCCACCGCGAGATCATCGCGGTGGCCAAGGGAATACTCATGGCCCGGCACGGCCTGGACGAGGACACGGCAATGCAAGACCTCCTGATGGAGTCGCGGCGGGCCAAGAGGTCGCTGCGTGACGTGTCCGCGGAGCTGGTGTCCTCCACCCAGCTGCCCCGGTGAACGGGGGTGCGCTTTGGCCCTGGGCAAGGACGAAGATGAACAAAGGCTTCGCTTTGAGGAGATGCTCCGGAATGCCGACCTCACCGTTGAGGAACTGTGGCTGAGGTATTTCAGCATTGGCGGCATTGCCGGCCAGTTTGAAATCGAGGCCTACACCCACGGTGCAATCGCGCTGCCGGCCCTGCAGCGGGACATATTGGCCCATGCACTGAACGAGCGGCTGGACGAGATCAATGCCCCGGAGGGCAGGGCGCCTTACAGCCGCGGGTCCGAGGACGCCGGCCGTCTGCACGACGACCGGACCCATGACGACCCGGAACGGCCGGAGGACGAATCAGGCCAGGACGACTGAATCGAAGGCCGTGCCCGGCAGCGGGGACTGCGGCGGGAGCGGCCGGCGCGGGCGCTCGGTCCGTATGGCATCCTCTACCAGTGCCACGGGGCGCCGCCACGCATCGGATCCGGGTTCCATGGTGTCCACGACGCCGATCAGCATGGCCAGCAGGCGGATCACGTCCGTCATGGAGATGTCAGTGCGCAGGGTGCCCTGGGCCTGGCCGCGGCCCAGCAGGACAGCCACCGACTCAAAGAGGCTGCCGGTGATTCCGGTCAGCAGCCCGCGGCGTCCGGCCACGGCTCCGAGCAGGTTGGCATCTTCGCTGGCCGCCGCCATCAGCGAGTCGATCACGCGGAACAGTCCGGCGGCGGCATCAGGGCCGACCAGGGCGTCGTCGATCACGGGATCAACCATCAGGCGGAGCTGGCGGTTGAGTGCGGCAAGGACCAGCTGCTCCTTGTCCGCGAAGTTCCGGAACAGGGTTGCTGGTCCCACGCCGGCTGTCACGGCGATGGTCTGAAGGGGCACTTCCGGGCCGTACTCACGGAAGCACTTCCGGGCGGCGGTGATGATCTTGTCCACATTGCGCGCAGCATCCGCACGAAGGGGCTTGCGTTCCACTGCGAGGTTCATTTTTCAAGGTTAGCAACGCCGGCGCTGAGCGCCCGGGTTACTGATTGGTAGCGCCGAATGTACTCCTATATGACGTTCGCCGCTGTGGCAGACTGGGTCCATGTTGCTCGCATTCTCCGTTGCACCCTCCGGCCGGCCGGCCCGCATTGCCGGCGATTCGTCTGCCGACTCCACCGCTGATTCCACTGCGCTGGCAGACGCAGACGCTTCGGTGCACGACGCCGTCGCTGCCGCCGTCAAGGTTGTCCGTGACTCCGGCCTGCCGAACCACACGGATTCCATGTTCACCACCATCGAAGGTGAGTGGGACGAGGTGTTCGCCGTGGTCAAGGAGGCCACTGAGGCCGTGGGGCGCTTCGGCAGCCGCGTGTCCCTGGTCATCAAGGCGGACATCCGCCCCGGCTACTCCGGCGAGCTCACCGCCAAAGTGGAACGGCTGGAAACAGCCATCGCCGACGCGGGCTGATTTCCGCAGCTGATTTCCGCTGCCGTGTTCTGTTGACTGGTTCTTCCCTTCCGCAGGGCAGCGTCAACTGCCAGACTGGCCCCATGGTTGAGCACAGGCCCGAGCCCCGGTGGGTGGCGGTGGAAGAGTATCTAACCGACGTCGTGGTGCGCCCCGGCAGCCCGCTCAAGAGGGCCGTCACGTCCGCCGCCGATGCTGGCATGCCGCCTATCGAAGTGGCGCCCAACGCAGGCAAGCTGCTCAAGCTGCTGGTGCAGCTTTCCGGCGCCCGCCGCGTCCTGGAGATCGGTACGCTGGCCGGCTTCAGCACCATCTGGATGGCCCAGGGATTGCCGGACGACGGCGATCTCGTCACGTGTGAAT
Above is a window of Arthrobacter sp. FB24 DNA encoding:
- a CDS encoding ABC transporter ATP-binding protein; amino-acid sequence: MSSVVEMTGVVKRFGTVTALDGLDFNVAAGEVHGFLGPNGSGKSTTLRLLLGMLRANSGSIRVLGMDPWHDVAALHRRLAYVPGDVALWPNLTGGEVIDLLGRLQGGQDRARRDRLLRTFDLDPTKKSRTYSKGNRQKVALVAALATDAELFLLDEPTSGLDPLMEDAFRGCVRELRSQGRTVLLSSHILSEAEALSDRVSIIRAGRVVESGPLEQLRHLTRTSVTADVARVPAGLDLLPGVHDVVVSDHRVSAQVDPVALGPFLQALTAAGLHALTSQPPTLEDLFLRHYGPAGSLESARR
- a CDS encoding DoxX family protein; its protein translation is MPFTWSARATQTLSAAAMSALLLTSAMKHFRDPAFFHQVVPDFLCRDDSGARPNGPCAVMTRDEWVALSGLLEAGAAVGLLIPATRKAAAGGVAAMLAVFLAGHVDALRRAYGPAGSPGQRKVHTARLPLQVPLILWAWSLRKTAVGKPAPGTPAGRPVAGRPA
- a CDS encoding AzlC family ABC transporter permease, encoding MKLLQSPAVRVGLSISIATGLYGISFGALGVTSGLDFWQTMALSLLLFSGGSQFAFIGVVAGGGSGVAAMGAATLLGMRNGIYGMQLNALLQPRGWRKYAAAHVTIDESTATSTGQTDPGEQKRGFWTAGIGIFVLWNVFTAVGALAGGALGDPKQWGLDGAAVAAFLGLLWPRLKGREPVAIAVVCALATVLAVPFVPAGVPILIAAFVAAAIGWFSHGRSDEGLEPDVDPYAEHHHGPSDEGAQLRPRPDAGGAAK
- a CDS encoding AzlD domain-containing protein, producing MNLWLWLLLACLFGYAWKLLGYLVPASLLRNPRMSRIAGTMTIGLLASLTVVNAVASGQALAFDARAGALAAAGIALWFRAPFLVVVLAGAGAAAGLRMLGWS
- a CDS encoding GAF and ANTAR domain-containing protein; translated protein: MTGTRLGQYLAERLQDLVLESTDVQNFLTELSVFSAGFIGKTTGLPVLCAVTLVRSRRSEASAGSGPGARLLGEIQRATGLSPSLAALEAGATVSVPDARADSRWPRYNRAVVKAGQLSVLALPLQLDPGAAASVAFFAPEAGAFDDEAIVICEAFAARASKAVRLAVRIGASKDLNDDLLEALKSRTSINLASGIVMGQSRCSQAEAFTILSKVSNNRNVKLRVVAEELLRNFNTTPGATHFHG
- a CDS encoding GAF and ANTAR domain-containing protein, encoding MAVKLPLADELAAIFARASELLLTDETVSKALELITAAAELAVPGAAGAGVTLIDSDGRKHTASASHPMVQVADERQYELGQGPCLLAWASGEPVLVSDALHDRRWPEWARAAAELGLRSSVSAPLLAGESALGAVKVYARSENSFDHTTVRLLELFAAQATIFLINVQARESARTLSEDLRDALAHREIIAVAKGILMARHGLDEDTAMQDLLMESRRAKRSLRDVSAELVSSTQLPR
- a CDS encoding TetR/AcrR family transcriptional regulator encodes the protein MNLAVERKPLRADAARNVDKIITAARKCFREYGPEVPLQTIAVTAGVGPATLFRNFADKEQLVLAALNRQLRLMVDPVIDDALVGPDAAAGLFRVIDSLMAAASEDANLLGAVAGRRGLLTGITGSLFESVAVLLGRGQAQGTLRTDISMTDVIRLLAMLIGVVDTMEPGSDAWRRPVALVEDAIRTERPRRPLPPQSPLPGTAFDSVVLA
- a CDS encoding thiamine-binding protein; protein product: MLLAFSVAPSGRPARIAGDSSADSTADSTALADADASVHDAVAAAVKVVRDSGLPNHTDSMFTTIEGEWDEVFAVVKEATEAVGRFGSRVSLVIKADIRPGYSGELTAKVERLETAIADAG